In Macadamia integrifolia cultivar HAES 741 chromosome 5, SCU_Mint_v3, whole genome shotgun sequence, a single window of DNA contains:
- the LOC122078739 gene encoding peroxisome biogenesis protein 7-like, translated as MPVFKTPFNGYAVKFSPFYENRLAVATAQNFGILGNGRVHVLDLPPTPGAPITELCSFDTADGVYDCTWSEDNDNLLVTAIADGSVKLWDLALPPTSNPIRSLQEHTREVHSVDWNPVRRDSFLSSSWDDTVKLWTVDRPVSVRTFKEHAYCVYSSVWNPRHADVFASASGDCTVRIWDVREPTSTMIIPAHELEILSCDWNKYDDCLIATSSVDKSIKVWDVRNFRIPITVLNGHTYAVRRVKFSPHRDSMIASCSYDMTVCFWDYRVEDALIGRYDHHTEFAVGVDMSVLVEGLFASTGWDEFVYVWQHGNDPRAP; from the coding sequence aTGCCAGTCTTCAAGACCCCATTCAACGGCTACGCTGTAAAGTTCAGCCCCTTCTATGAGAATCGCCTCGCAGTGGCCACCGCACAGAACTTCGGCATCCTGGGTAACGGCCGCGTCCACGTTCTAGACCTCCCTCCGACCCCCGGAGCCCCCATCACCGAGCTCTGCTCCTTCGACACCGCCGACGGAGTCTACGACTGTACCTGGTCCGAGGATAATGACAACCTCCTCGTAACCGCTATTGCCGATGGCTCCGTCAAGCTCTGGGACCTCGCCTTGCCACCCACTTCCAATCCAATTCGTTCCCTCCAGGAACACACCCGCGAGGTTCACTCCGTCGATTGGAACCCAGTTCGTAGAGATTCCTTCTTGAGCTCTTCCTGGGACGACACCGTCAAGCTCTGGACCGTCGATCGACCCGTCAGCGTCCGTACCTTCAAAGAACACGCCTATTGCGTTTATTCTTCTGTTTGGAACCCTCGCCATGCCGACGTCTTCGCATCCGCTTCCGGCGACTGTACCGTTCGTATCTGGGATGTTCGCGAGCCGACTTCCACCATGATCATACCTGCTCATGAATTGGAGATTCTTTCTTGCGATTGGAACAAGTACGATGATTGCCTTATTGCCACTTCTTCAGTTGATAAGTCGATTAAGGTTTGGGATGTGAGGAATTTCCGGATTCCAATTACGGTGCTCAATGGGCACACTTATGCTGTGAGAAGGGTAAAATTCTCACCTCACAGGGATAGTATGATTGCGTCTTGCTCGTATGATATGACAGTTTGTTTCTGGGATTATCGGGTGGAGGATGCCCTTATTGGGAGATACGATCATCATACGGAGTTTGCGGTTGGAGTAGATATGAGTGTGCTTGTGGAAGGCCTTTTTGCGAGTACTGGGTGGGACGAGTTTGTTTATGTTTGGCAGCATGGGAATGACCCCAGAGCACCTTGA